The DNA window TATTTAAACCTTTAAAAAAACGTAAATGAGGGAGAATTGTTGCAACATTTTTGGGTAGTGGGTACGGATACAGATGTTGGAAAAACGTTTATCACAACTTTATTCATGCGTCATCTCCAAATCCAAGGTAATAAAGTAACTCCATACAAACCGGTACAAACGGGTGAAGTCGAGGATAAAGGCCGCTATTATTATCATGATACAACAACCTATCTAAAATATAGCTTACAACCTTTAGCCAAAGAGGCACTGAATACATACTCTTTCTCAACACCAGCATCACCACATTTTGCTGCAGAGCTTGAAGGAGAAACAATTAATGCACACAGGCTTCTAAAAGACATTGATAAGTTAAAACTAGATTATGATACGGTTATTTGTGAGGGAGCAGGTGGGTTGTATGTGCCACTTCATTCGGATACTACTTTGACATTACTTGATGTTATAGAGGAATCAACATTACCTGTCATACTCGTGACGAATACGAAGCTGGGCACAATCAATCACACATTGTTATCTGTAAACGCTCTCAAGGCGCGTAATATTGACTTACTAGGTATTGTGTTCAACCAATTCGAGCAAAGTGCATTAGAAAAAAATAATATTGACACCATACGTAGATTTGTCAAAGTACCAACCGTGTTCATCGAGGCTAATCGGACAATTGAAAGCTTTGATGATGAATCAATTTTGGAAAGGATGATGACCTATGACATATAAGGAGCTTCAAGGCCTAGATCTAAAACATATTTGGCATCCTTGCTCACAAATGAAAGACTACGAGTCCTTTCCTCCGATAGTGATAGAATGTGGGGAGGGGGTGTGGTTGTACGACAAGCTGGGTAATCGCTATTTAGATGCAGTTTCATCGTGGTGGGTTAATTTATTTGGTCATTCGAATCCTCGTATAAGCCAAGCTTTAGCTGAGCAAGCGCAAAAATTGGAGCACGTTATTTTTGCGAACTTTACTCATGAGCCTGCGATTCGTGTGGCTGAGAAACTCGTTGAATTGACAGCAAAAGGTTTGGAAAAGGTATTTTTTGCCGATAACGGATCCGCTGCCATTGAGATCGCGCTAAAAATGAGCTTTCAGTACCGTGCCCAAAGAAAACAGCCAAAGAAAAAACGTTTTTTAGCGTTTACAAATGCCTATCATGGCGAAACACTTGGAGCATTGTCTGTTGGAGGGGTTGACTTATATAACGAAGTATATGCTCCTCTATTATTAAACGTCGTCCATACACAAGGACCAGATTGCTTCCGATGTCCTTTTGGTGAGTCACCTGCTACCTGTAATGCACCTTGTACTCAGTACGTAGAAGAAGAATTCAAACAACATGCTGATACAATTTCTGCAGCCATCATTGAACCGTTAATCCAAGCAGCAGCAGGCATGAAAATGTATCCACCAGTTTTTCTAAAAAAACTACGGGCATTATGCGATGAGTACGATGTGCATCTCATTGCAGATGAGGTAGCGGTTGGCTTTGGTCGTACGGGTACATTGTTCGCTTGCGAGCAAGCTGATATAACACCGGACTTTTTATGTTTGTCCAAAGGCATTACAGGTGGGTACATGCCCCTGTCCGCTGTTCTGACAACGAATGAAGTGTATAACGCCTTTTATGACGACTATGGAACGATGAAGGCATTTTTACATTCCCATAGCTATACAGGTAACCCTCTTGCCTTGAGAATAGTGCAGGAAGTTTTGGCAATTTTTGAAGAAGATCAAGTGTTGACTAATCTAGCATTTAAACAAAAACTATTACAAGATTTAGCACATATAGCATTTGATCATTTACCTTACGTAGGTGAATACCGTCAAACTGGCTTCGTTGGAGCAATAGAATTAGTTGCGAATAAAGAGACGAAGTCACCATTTCCAAGCGAAGAGCGTATAGGCTATCAAATTTATCAGCGTGCACTAGAAAAAGGGCTCCTAATTCGTCCGCTCGGTAATATTATTTATTTCATGCCACCTTATGTTATTTCGGATGAAGAAATCAAATGGATGATTGATACAACAAAAGAAGTTATCGTCCAATTTTTTAAAGAAAGGCACGAATAAATTGAGAAATTCACGTACTTTATCTCTTACACTTGTTGCAATTTTTGCCGCAATGACTGCAATTGGAGCTTTTATTAAAATTCCTTTGCCCATTGTTCCCTTTACATTGCAAATTATTGCTGTGTATTTAGCAGGTTCATTATTAGGAAGTAAGCGAGGTTTACAAAGTCAAATGATTTATGTCCTAGTCGGATTAGCTGGCCTTCCGGTCTTTACACAAGGAGGAGGGTTTATGTATGTACTACAGCCTACGTTTGGTTACTTAATTGGCTTCGCTGCAGGGGCATACACGATTGGCTTCTTTATTGAACGCATCGAGCAACCTACTCGTAAACATTTTATTGTCGCAAATTTAATCGGCACTGCTGTCATTTATGCGTTTGGTGTTACTTATCTTTACTTGGCCTTAAATTTTTGGCTAGATGTGCCAACAAACTTATCTCATGTACTTGCAGCTGGATTTTTTAGTACGGTAGGTATTGACATTGCACTTGCTATTTTTTCAAGTTTATTAGCTACACGTATATATCCATTATTAAAAACAATACATTCAACGAAAAGAGGCGTACAAAATGAACTGGCAAACACTAGCTCAAGAAGTTATTGAAGGTAAAGAATTAACAAATGAAGAGGCAATGCTAATCTTAACAACATCAGATGATGAACTGCTACCCTTACTTCATGGTGCTTTTACAATTCGTAAGCATTACTATGGGAAGAAAGTAAAACTAAATATGATTATGAATGCGAAAAGTGGCTATTGCCCAGAGGATTGTGGATATTGTTCCCAGTCATCGAAATCCACTGCACCGATTGATAAATATCCATTCATTTCAAAAGAAGAAATTTTAGAAGGTGCGAAACGTGCGTTTGAAAACCAAATCGGTACATACTGTATCGTCGCAAGTGGTCGTGGTCCAACACGTAAAGACGTAAATGTTGTCAGTGAGGCGGTAGAAGAAATTAAAGAAAAATATGGTTTAAAAGTATGTGCTTGCTTAGGACTATTAAAAAATGAACAAGCTGAACAGCTGAAAAATGCAGGTGTCGACCGATATAACCACAACTTAAATACATCGGAACGTCATCACGATTACATTACTACCTCACATACATACGAGGACCGAGTAAATACAGTGGAAGTTGTCAAAAAACATGGTATTTCTCCATGTTCCGGTGCAATTGTTGGTATGAAAGAAACGAAGGAAGATGTAATAGATATCGCACGAGCACTTCGTCGTCTGGATGCGGACTCGATTCCAGTAAACTTCTTACATGCCATTGATGGTACAAAACTAGAAGGTACGAAAGAACTGAACCCACGCTATTGTTTAAAAGTACTTGCACTGTTCCGTTTTGTAAACCCAACTAAAGAAATTCGTATTTCGGGTGGTCGTGAAGTCAATTTAGGCTCTCTACAACCATTAGGGTTATATGCTGCCAATAGTATTTTTGTCGGAGATTATTTAACGACTGAAGGACAAGAAGTCAATAAGGATTATTTAATGTTACAAGATTTAGGTTTTGAAATCGAGCTTGCAGAAAAACAAGCCGAACTGTTTAATGTTTAAAAGGCAGTAATTTCGAAACTTTAACAGGAGCAATTACGTTATAATTGAAATCAAAAAGAGCCTAGATTTCTCATAGGCTCTTTATTTTCTTCAATTCTTACATATCAATGATTATTGGAAGAATCATCGGTCTTCTGTTTGTTTGGGCCACTAAAATTTGCTGAGCAGTATTTTTAATAGCTTCTTTTAGGATACGTTCTCTATTAGTGTTATTCTGTATCTTGTCAATAGTTGCTCTTACGTAATTATTCACTTCATTCATTAGATCCGTTGATTCA is part of the Psychrobacillus sp. FSL H8-0483 genome and encodes:
- a CDS encoding biotin transporter BioY, with product MRNSRTLSLTLVAIFAAMTAIGAFIKIPLPIVPFTLQIIAVYLAGSLLGSKRGLQSQMIYVLVGLAGLPVFTQGGGFMYVLQPTFGYLIGFAAGAYTIGFFIERIEQPTRKHFIVANLIGTAVIYAFGVTYLYLALNFWLDVPTNLSHVLAAGFFSTVGIDIALAIFSSLLATRIYPLLKTIHSTKRGVQNELANTSSRSY
- the bioD gene encoding dethiobiotin synthase produces the protein MQHFWVVGTDTDVGKTFITTLFMRHLQIQGNKVTPYKPVQTGEVEDKGRYYYHDTTTYLKYSLQPLAKEALNTYSFSTPASPHFAAELEGETINAHRLLKDIDKLKLDYDTVICEGAGGLYVPLHSDTTLTLLDVIEESTLPVILVTNTKLGTINHTLLSVNALKARNIDLLGIVFNQFEQSALEKNNIDTIRRFVKVPTVFIEANRTIESFDDESILERMMTYDI
- the bioA gene encoding adenosylmethionine--8-amino-7-oxononanoate transaminase produces the protein MTYKELQGLDLKHIWHPCSQMKDYESFPPIVIECGEGVWLYDKLGNRYLDAVSSWWVNLFGHSNPRISQALAEQAQKLEHVIFANFTHEPAIRVAEKLVELTAKGLEKVFFADNGSAAIEIALKMSFQYRAQRKQPKKKRFLAFTNAYHGETLGALSVGGVDLYNEVYAPLLLNVVHTQGPDCFRCPFGESPATCNAPCTQYVEEEFKQHADTISAAIIEPLIQAAAGMKMYPPVFLKKLRALCDEYDVHLIADEVAVGFGRTGTLFACEQADITPDFLCLSKGITGGYMPLSAVLTTNEVYNAFYDDYGTMKAFLHSHSYTGNPLALRIVQEVLAIFEEDQVLTNLAFKQKLLQDLAHIAFDHLPYVGEYRQTGFVGAIELVANKETKSPFPSEERIGYQIYQRALEKGLLIRPLGNIIYFMPPYVISDEEIKWMIDTTKEVIVQFFKERHE
- the bioB gene encoding biotin synthase BioB, which produces MNWQTLAQEVIEGKELTNEEAMLILTTSDDELLPLLHGAFTIRKHYYGKKVKLNMIMNAKSGYCPEDCGYCSQSSKSTAPIDKYPFISKEEILEGAKRAFENQIGTYCIVASGRGPTRKDVNVVSEAVEEIKEKYGLKVCACLGLLKNEQAEQLKNAGVDRYNHNLNTSERHHDYITTSHTYEDRVNTVEVVKKHGISPCSGAIVGMKETKEDVIDIARALRRLDADSIPVNFLHAIDGTKLEGTKELNPRYCLKVLALFRFVNPTKEIRISGGREVNLGSLQPLGLYAANSIFVGDYLTTEGQEVNKDYLMLQDLGFEIELAEKQAELFNV